In Nicotiana tabacum cultivar K326 chromosome 10, ASM71507v2, whole genome shotgun sequence, the DNA window TAGGGGTGACTCATATTTGTTTTGCTGATGACCTATTAATGTTTTGCAGGGCAGATATAACCTCAATAACCAAATTGCAGGAAACCTTTAACATATTTTTTACTGCATCTGGCCTTCAAGCAAATATAGATAAGAGTTCTATGTATATTGTTGGTGTTCAACATCATATCAAAGATCTATTGCTCAATCTCACAGGATACACAGAGGGATCTATTCCTTTTAAGTACCTGTGAGTTCCTTTATCTGCAAAGAAGCTGAACATCCACCAATGCCTGCCACTGGTGGAAAAGATTACTAAAAAGGGTAAATTTCTAGTCAACTAGGATGCTATCTTACTCTGGAAGGGTGCAACTCATTAAGTCTATACTATTTGGCATACAAACTTACTGGGCTCAAATATTCCTACTGCCTAATAAGATCATGAAAATGTTTAAGACCATATACATAACTTTCCTTTGGATGTGATCAAATGTCATTTCCAGGAAAGCACTAATAGCTTAGGATAAGATCTGTCAGCCTAAAGCAGCAGATGGATTAAACATTATCAATATGAGGTTATGGAACAAAGCATCAATTCTAAAGCAATTATGGCCATTGGCGATGAAGAAAGATGACTTATGGATCAAATGGACTCATAGTTACTACATAAAATACAAGGACATTGATACAATGGACACACCTAAGGCAGCAACTTGGTTGGTCAGGAAGATAATAAAAGCAAAAAGAGACTTGGTACAGGTGAACTCAATGCATGCCAATTTTAATATAACATTGGCAGACATGGTGAAGTAAGGCAGATTCCAAATTCAAAAAGCATACATTCAGATGCTACCTCAATTCCCCAAGGTTAGCTGGAAGAGCATACGCCTGCATACACAGGTTCACCCAAGGTTCAAATTTCACTTATGGCTGGCAATTCATCAAAGGTTAGCCACGGTAGACAGACTACTCAAGTTTGAAATCCAAGTACCACAAGATTGTATTTTCTGTGCTAGAAGTGTGAAAATATTTAACCATCTTTTTTAACTGTTCAAACACAAGATAGTTTGGGACAAAATACTAAGGTGGCTGGAAATTACAAGGAAGATTGGATGCTGGCAAGATGAAATAGAGTGGATCAGTAATATCGCAAAAAGGAAAAATGGCATGGCTGACATTACAACTGCAGCTTTTGCGATGGTAGTATACTGTATTTGGCGTGAAAGGAATTCCCTTAGATTTAACAAAGGCAGATATATAGTGGATGAGATATGTAAAGAGATTTCTCTACACATGCACATACAAGGGAGATCAAAAATCAAATGGCAACAAACTTTGCAAAGATTGAACAAGTACCCTTAGAATAGTTATTATTTGATTGATAGTGTAATTAGCTTGCTATTTGTAATAGTGATTAGGAGGTTGATGGTCGGCATTAACCTAATTTTGTAATGACAGTTTTTTGATGAAATGAAAAGttagttttataaaataaaaataaaaaaataacgcGAAAGTTTAGATCTTGGTTGTAGATCTTTGTAATCGTCATCGCTGAATCAATAAAGATAGATCTCCTAGCTATCAATGACATtccttcttttccttctttgcttTTACATTACAGAACAATACGTCAAAGATGTAAGCTTATCGTTTATATTTGATGTCTTTTAATAATTTTGGAAAGAGTTATAAGCTCGATCATATTCGATTCTCGTGTTTAACATACTTTGATCTAGAGTTAGTTATATTTGGTTAAGATTTACCCTTTATCTCAACATTAATTAATTTAGCAAAAAGCTTGACgctttttggtcaaacaagttCCTGGCTTAATCACTACAGTTTCCAAATTACTATTATTCTATCTCAATtagagtatttttctttttttaacaaaTTAAGGTGAATATTATAGGGCTTTATTTGCTTTTAGTCCGTGTCGGAATTATTTACATTCGATAATTAAAAcatatataaaaatttatataacttgtgtatataatatacaaaatatgtACTATATATATTTCTAACTATTATCTGGAGAGGCAGCTACGGAGTGTCAAAATTAAATAACTCATCACTTTTGCATTGCACGAGTAACTCGAGTCCGAAGCATTTCTTGTTGGATATTTCATGTGGGACACATTCTTAGTGCCACCAAAACATGGTCCCACCTTTATATGCATGTTCACCACGTAGATAATAATCCAAACTTAACCAACGAGAAAGATGATGCACAACTTTCCTATTCACACTACACTTTATTTTAGATTTATCCACTCTATATAAAGAGTGATGGCAGctcaaaattcaaacaaaaacaaaaacctaGATATATTACATGCGAAATTTTTACATAATAAAACATAAACAAATTATACTTTCCACTCTAGCTAGTATTTTTTTCAAGTTCTAACAGTAGTATTGGGACTTGTAATTAATTAGCTCAACCCTAACAAATCACCATCTTCATTCCATCCCCCCTCCACCCTCCACCACCCACCACCTACCTTTTACCTCATTTAACATCATGTTTTCTCCTTCTCCAATCTCTCTACTCTGTGCTCTTTTACTTTGCTTACCACTTGCTATTATCTTTACTATCACTACCCCTCTTAATAATATTACACCACCTCATGCCTTAAATAGTACTAGTAGTGACATACGTTCTAACCCTATATCCACATTCCCCCCACCAACAAATCATAGTATCCAACAAAAACACAGCAAAGAACATCCTAGTACAGAATTATCTTCAGTAGTACATTTGCACGAGGAAGTTGATGATAACTTACTATTTCAAGAAGCTGCCAAAGTCGACTCAATACCACAACCAGTTACAGCACCAAAGAAACTAGCATTCATGTTTCTCACAACCACACCACTTCCATTTGCGCCTCTATGGGAGCTTTTCTTTAATAATACGCCTAAAAACCTTTACAACATATATATACACGCCGACCCACGTTTCAACTATACGCCGCCGTTTCAAGGCGTGTTTGCTGGCCAAGTCATCCCTTCAAAACCCACTCGCCGCCACTCTCCAACTCTGACTGCGGCGGGGCGCCGTTTACTCGCCCGGGCACTCCTCCATGACAAGTTGAATTACATGTTTGCCCTTCTTTCCCCATCTTGTATTCCGCTTCACTCTTTTAGTTTCACTTACAGAGTTTTGATAAACTCTAAAAAGAGCTTTATTGAGATACTGGGGAATGAGAGCTGGGCATACGACAGATGGGCGGCGCGTGGGGAACACGCGATGCTACCGGAAGTGAAGTTTGAAGATTTTCGAATTGGGTCCCAATTCTTTGTTATAAAACGTAAGCACGCGCGGATAATAGTGCGTGACAGGAAGTTATGGTCAAAATTCAAGCTACCTTGCTTAGAAGCTTCCACGTGTTATCCTGAAGAGCATTATTTCTCTACGCTGCTGAACATGGTAGACCCGCAAGGTTGTGTTCCAACAACTTTAACACACGTTAACTGGAAGGGTAGTCAGGGGGGGCATCCTCGTACTTACACAGCTAGCGAGGTGGGACCAGAATTGATCTCGACCCTTCGATCGGCCCGGCCTCGATATGGTGATGAAGTAACCAACAGTTCGGATTTATCTGTTGCTAAACGATATGACCCTTTCTTATTTGCGAGGAAATTTTCTCCAGATTCTCTCC includes these proteins:
- the LOC107786724 gene encoding glycosyltransferase BC10-like; amino-acid sequence: MFSPSPISLLCALLLCLPLAIIFTITTPLNNITPPHALNSTSSDIRSNPISTFPPPTNHSIQQKHSKEHPSTELSSVVHLHEEVDDNLLFQEAAKVDSIPQPVTAPKKLAFMFLTTTPLPFAPLWELFFNNTPKNLYNIYIHADPRFNYTPPFQGVFAGQVIPSKPTRRHSPTLTAAGRRLLARALLHDKLNYMFALLSPSCIPLHSFSFTYRVLINSKKSFIEILGNESWAYDRWAARGEHAMLPEVKFEDFRIGSQFFVIKRKHARIIVRDRKLWSKFKLPCLEASTCYPEEHYFSTLLNMVDPQGCVPTTLTHVNWKGSQGGHPRTYTASEVGPELISTLRSARPRYGDEVTNSSDLSVAKRYDPFLFARKFSPDSLRPLMNISSDFIFKD